A single Anatilimnocola floriformis DNA region contains:
- a CDS encoding helix-turn-helix domain-containing protein produces the protein MGGIERGERNVALRNIERIAKALGISIAELTSGL, from the coding sequence ATGGGCGGAATTGAGCGCGGCGAACGGAATGTCGCCCTGAGGAATATCGAGCGTATCGCAAAAGCCCTGGGGATCTCGATTGCAGAGTTAACCAGCGGCCTCTGA
- a CDS encoding zinc ribbon domain-containing protein: protein MSSRTCQFCSRYIPPGNDNCPFCSSQRSEHFTASQALFSTPSVIWWLLNSIVICLLLLNVVVLALPAPSERQSTPRIQSTSAPVSKTFADADGRIQVIATSDWSSDPAVFPESVLFIQNPKHDVGIVVFAEEKAALTTAFHKLDAYGSALRELLLNELQDGTQTAPVSLKVGGHLAVQSRIEAGHDGTRVTFLHTVVETSRTYYQIRAFTTAENFKIRQEELLDITARIQFPPRSSN, encoded by the coding sequence ATGTCATCACGAACCTGCCAATTCTGCAGCCGCTACATCCCGCCTGGAAACGACAATTGTCCTTTCTGTTCGAGTCAGCGGTCAGAACACTTCACTGCTTCTCAAGCCCTTTTCAGCACTCCGTCGGTCATCTGGTGGTTACTCAACAGCATCGTAATTTGCTTGCTGTTGCTGAATGTGGTTGTTCTCGCACTTCCCGCACCATCTGAGCGACAGTCGACACCGAGGATTCAGTCGACTTCCGCGCCGGTCTCCAAGACCTTTGCCGATGCGGACGGGCGGATACAAGTAATCGCCACTTCGGATTGGTCAAGCGATCCTGCGGTCTTTCCCGAGAGCGTTCTGTTTATTCAGAACCCAAAGCATGACGTAGGAATTGTGGTCTTTGCGGAAGAAAAAGCTGCCCTGACGACCGCATTTCACAAGCTCGATGCCTACGGAAGCGCGTTACGTGAATTGCTACTGAATGAACTTCAGGACGGAACCCAGACGGCCCCGGTGTCACTGAAGGTAGGCGGACATTTAGCAGTCCAGAGCCGCATCGAAGCCGGTCACGACGGCACGCGTGTCACCTTTCTACACACAGTAGTGGAAACATCGCGCACCTACTATCAAATCCGCGCGTTCACGACGGCGGAGAATTTTAAGATTCGTCAAGAGGAACTACTCGACATCACAGCGAGGATCCAGTTCCC